Within the Nitrospirota bacterium genome, the region CCGGCGTGCCGCCGCTGCTTCATACCCCGCTTATGGCTGCTACAAATGCCATCTCAGGCATCTCGCTGGTGGCATCGCTCGTTGTTGCAGGCGCGCATTATAACCAGCTATCAACCATACTTGGTTTTGTAGCCGTCACATGCGCCACAATCAACGTAGTGGGAGGTTTCTACATTAATGACCGCATGCTCAGGATGTTTAAGAGGGAGAAGAAGAAATGAACAACTATTATCTGCTTGAAGCCGCATACCTGATCGCATCGGCCCTCTTCATCCTCGGGTTAAAATTTCTGAGTTCTCCGGAGACCGCGAGACGCGGGATGTTCCTCGCAGAGATAGGCATGGCCATCGCCGTTATTGGAACGCTCCTCCATCATGAGATCATAAGCTATGAATGGATCATCGCAGGACTCGTAATAGGGTCCATCATAGGAATCCCGATGGGCCGGGTAAAGATGACGGCCATGCCCCAGCGAATAGCCCTCTCCCATGCCTTTGGCGCCCTTGCCGCCGCCCTTGTCGGTGTCTCTGAATATTACAGGCATGGAGGTCAGGTAGATAAGATCGTCATGGCCGCAATAGGATTTGAGGTCATGCTCGGCGCATTGACATTTACCGGCAGCTTGATCGCTTCAGGTAAACTGCATGAAACAATAAAGGGCTCATGGTCTTATAAAGGCCAGAATATAGTAACCTCCGTCCTTCTGGCCTCACTTGCAGGTATGTTGATTTATCTGATCATCTCACCTGCTAATCCGGAAATTTTCTATATTATGATTGCCGTATCCCTTCTATTCGGTGTTCAACTGGTCATGCCCATTGGCGCTGCTGACATGCCTGTGGTCATCTCAATCTTAAACTCCTATGCAGGTCTTGCGGCTGTGGCTACAGGATTTGTCATACAAAACAAGGTGCTCATCATTGCCGGTGCGCTTGATGGCTCATCAGGCCTCATCCTCTCCATCATCATGTGCAAGGCGATGAACCGCTCTGCAGCAAACGTATTTTTTGGCGGATTCGGCCAGACATCTGCAGCAACAACAGCACCGGCGCCTGCAGCAGTCAAGGCCGCTGCCCATGCACCGGCCGCATCAGCAAAGGCGTCTGCCGATGACGGAAAACCGGCAGTTAAAAAGGTTTCCCCGGAAGAGGCAGCGTATCTCTTCAGGGAGGCGAAGTCCGTTATCGTTGTCCCTGGATACGGTCTGGCTGCTGCCCAGGCACAGCATGCAGTAGGGGAACTTGCTGCAGTCCTTAAATCACTGGAGGTATCGGTCAAATATGCCATCCATCCTGTAGCAGGAAGGATGCCGGGTCATATGAACGTCCTTCTCGCTGAGGCAGGAGTACCCTATACAGACCTGATTGAGATGGAAGAGATCAATCCTGAATTCCCTCATACAGACATAGCCATCGTAATCGGCGCAAACGATATCACCAACCCTGCTGCCCGTCATGACAAGAACAGCCCTATCTACGGGATGCCGATACTCGACGTTGACAAGGCAAAGAGGGTAATCGTGTGCAAGAGGAGCATGAACCCGGGCTTTGCCGGGATAGACAACGAACTTTATCTGAATAAGAACACCTGGATGCTCTTTGGTGATGCAAAAGACTCGGTCACAAAGGTCGTCACCTCAATGAAAGACCCGAACCTGAAGGCTGTTGCCCCTGTATCCGTAACTGCAGAGGAACCTGTAGCAGAGGGACAGTCTCCGGTCAGGAAGGTATCAATAGATGAATCCATCACGCTGTTCAAAAACGCAAAATCCGTGATCATAGTCCCTG harbors:
- a CDS encoding NAD(P) transhydrogenase subunit alpha; amino-acid sequence: MEITTLLIGLYIFMLASFVGYMVITGVPPLLHTPLMAATNAISGISLVASLVVAGAHYNQLSTILGFVAVTCATINVVGGFYINDRMLRMFKREKKK